CGTGTTTTACCAGAGCAGGATGATTTTGTTTGCCACGGAAAGGAACCGGAGCGAGATAAGGGGAGTCCGTTTCAATAAGTAATCGGTCCAAAGGCGCTTTTTTAGCAACTTCATGAAGATTAGTCGCGTTTTTAAAGGTTACTATTCCAGATAAGGAAATATAAAAATTTAAATCCAAGGCGCGTTGAGCAATATCCCAATCTTCGGCGAAACAGTGCATTACACCGCCGATCTCATGGGCGTTTTCTTCTTTCATGAGTTGCAGTGTATCTTCTGCCGCTTGGCGGGTATGAATGATCAAAGGTTTTGATGAAGTGATTGCTGCATGAATATGATTGCGAAACCGCTCCCTTTGTTGTTCTTGTGCAGCTTTAGTTTCGGTTCGATAATAATCGAGCCCAGTTTCACCAATGGCAATACATGCAGGATGTTCTGCTAATTTGCATAAAGCACTGGCATCTGGTTCTTGCGCAATCTCACTATTAGGATGGATACCCACAGAGATACTTATATCAGAATAGCTTTCTGCTATCTTGCGAAGCACTGGATAATCCTCAAGTTCTACACAAACACATAGAAAATGTTCAACATCATTGTCGCGGGCTGCAGTAAGAACATTGCTCAAATCATTATTAAATTCAGTCAAATCAATAAAGTTAAGATGGCAGTGGGAATCAACAAGCATAGTTTTTTATAATATTAGTAAGATGAATGGAGTTTAGCATGTAAGAAGCTAGCCCTCCACTTTGATTTACTCCCTAGCTTAAGACTATGTTTGGAGTGACCCCTAGTTCATAAACTCTATAGATATCCCAATAATAGATTTTCTAGTACCAATGACTGGTTAACACTAATATTCTGGTTCAATTTTCTTATTATCTGATTTATTTCATCTAGCTGATGAAATAAATCAGGAGGTTGTAGGTATTGCGAAATCTGTTGGATTTGCGGTGTCCAATTTTTCTCATAAGGACTGTCAACTAATCGAGACTGAATAAGCTGCGCATTTATTAAGTAAAGTAACCATATCAAATTATTGAACTCATACGTGCCCCATTTAGCTGCCAAACTACAAACGGACGTTTTTTTACTTATCAAATCCAATAAATCTTGAACAATTGATTGAATGGCACTAAAAATTTTTCCTCGCTCACTCTCGGCGGTATAGCACTCTCCAATTGAAAGATAATCGCTGTTTGTGATTTCTTGACTTGAGAATTGCCACTGTTGGCAGCGACTCAGAATAGTTGGTAACACTGTACTAACTTGTTCAGCAATTAATACAAAAAAGAGACACGCCGGAGGTTCTTCTAATAATTTTAATAATGCATTAGCTGCGGCAATATTCATTTTTTCCGCAGGGTGAATAATAATTATTCGTTTACTACCTAGTTGGGGTGAAGTAAATGCAACAGACTGCAATTCACGGATTTGGTCGATTTTAATCGTGCCTCCCGACTTTTCAGGCTGTA
The nucleotide sequence above comes from Legionella hackeliae. Encoded proteins:
- a CDS encoding DNA polymerase III subunit delta', whose amino-acid sequence is MQSLKSSELHTSHALWWEQFCNSNANQRLPQALLLMGPQHAGLIDFSYNMASVLLCSEATKACGTCKSCRLLSAGEHPDVHLLQPEKSGGTIKIDQIRELQSVAFTSPQLGSKRIIIIHPAEKMNIAAANALLKLLEEPPACLFFVLIAEQVSTVLPTILSRCQQWQFSSQEITNSDYLSIGECYTAESERGKIFSAIQSIVQDLLDLISKKTSVCSLAAKWGTYEFNNLIWLLYLINAQLIQSRLVDSPYEKNWTPQIQQISQYLQPPDLFHQLDEINQIIRKLNQNISVNQSLVLENLLLGYL
- a CDS encoding TatD family hydrolase translates to MLVDSHCHLNFIDLTEFNNDLSNVLTAARDNDVEHFLCVCVELEDYPVLRKIAESYSDISISVGIHPNSEIAQEPDASALCKLAEHPACIAIGETGLDYYRTETKAAQEQQRERFRNHIHAAITSSKPLIIHTRQAAEDTLQLMKEENAHEIGGVMHCFAEDWDIAQRALDLNFYISLSGIVTFKNATNLHEVAKKAPLDRLLIETDSPYLAPVPFRGKQNHPALVKHVAIALSELRQTSYENIACQTTANFYRCFRIS